One Lysinibacillus fusiformis genomic window carries:
- a CDS encoding tyrosine-type recombinase/integrase, with protein MQLPIHSTRHTHTVMLMEAEWEMKSISESLGYESIVTTMNAYAHISHNFAKQSIDSFDEYMER; from the coding sequence ATACAGTTACCTATCCACTCTACTCGCCATACACATACTGTAATGCTCATGGAAGCTGAATGGGAAATGAAGTCGATTTCAGAAAGCTTAGGGTATGAATCCATTGTTACCACTATGAATGCTTATGCACATATATCGCATAATTTTGCAAAACAATCGATAGACAGTTTTGATGAATATATGGAGCGTTAG
- a CDS encoding carboxymuconolactone decarboxylase family protein — MSQRVAYYDVAPDGMKIMMDMEKYTKKSTINRATRELIKIRVSQINGCAFCIDLHTSDARKMGETEQRIYCLNAWNECTFYTPEEKVALELSEHITLIPTKRVPDDLYKRVREYYNENQYVDLVLIINQINSWNRISIAMGNTATEK; from the coding sequence ATGAGTCAAAGAGTTGCCTACTATGATGTTGCACCTGATGGTATGAAAATCATGATGGATATGGAGAAATACACCAAGAAGTCAACAATTAATCGAGCAACAAGGGAACTTATCAAAATTAGAGTTTCTCAAATTAATGGATGTGCTTTCTGCATAGACCTACATACATCCGATGCTCGTAAGATGGGTGAAACCGAACAGCGTATTTATTGTTTAAATGCTTGGAATGAATGTACTTTTTATACACCTGAAGAGAAAGTTGCTCTAGAATTATCTGAGCATATAACTTTAATTCCTACTAAAAGAGTTCCAGATGACCTATATAAGCGAGTACGTGAATACTATAACGAGAATCAGTATGTTGACCTTGTTCTAATCATCAATCAAATCAACAGTTGGAATAGGATTTCTATTGCAATGGGGAATACAGCAACTGAAAAATAA
- a CDS encoding TraB/GumN family protein, translated as MMKKIMKRSSAVLLGASLMLTTVVPVIHAEEQSPPLTPSISDWAIETLNEGEKYGIYPNEWYYEGFLQEISVEKVNELLALTEKKIASLGLSENKQYKPVSVKNDNTRGDIVKRLYNIVARYDLPVGTDAIKFMQDHNILQGSSNGLQLEKKATTQQAVILAVRFIKNTYALAEQGSKGVAWVVEDEDTIVYLLGSIHLGTPDLYPFNKKLMTAFDEADALLVEANILDTVGLEYYTEKAMYTDDLTLKDTVAPETYAKLEQVAKLYNLPMEQLTLQKPWMLSSTLSLLAMNDSFDMTPQDMAMHGIDIYFLLNAQLQQKPVIELEGTKAQVDMFDALSPEAQEQSLVAVLDSIINPSEENQNEILQEWFTSWKQGNVEDFAKSFQAMDGESSEFNEMLFGLRDEQMAKKIINVLEEKEGTYFVVVGSGHFLIEKSVRYHLEKNGYKVKPFYQ; from the coding sequence ATGATGAAAAAGATAATGAAACGTTCGAGTGCTGTATTGCTTGGCGCTTCGTTGATGCTGACGACGGTTGTGCCAGTAATCCATGCGGAGGAGCAATCACCGCCCCTAACACCATCGATTAGTGATTGGGCTATTGAAACATTAAACGAAGGTGAAAAATACGGAATCTATCCAAATGAATGGTATTATGAAGGCTTCCTTCAAGAAATCTCGGTGGAGAAGGTAAATGAACTGCTGGCATTAACGGAAAAGAAAATTGCCTCACTGGGCTTATCAGAAAATAAACAGTATAAGCCAGTGAGCGTGAAGAACGATAACACACGCGGTGATATTGTAAAGCGCTTGTATAATATCGTGGCACGCTATGATTTACCTGTTGGCACAGATGCTATTAAATTTATGCAAGACCATAACATATTGCAAGGTTCTTCAAATGGACTGCAGTTAGAGAAAAAGGCAACGACGCAACAGGCTGTTATACTTGCTGTTCGATTCATTAAGAATACATATGCACTAGCAGAGCAAGGGTCGAAGGGGGTAGCCTGGGTAGTGGAGGATGAGGATACGATTGTGTATTTACTGGGATCCATTCACCTAGGTACACCTGATTTATATCCTTTCAATAAAAAACTAATGACGGCGTTCGATGAAGCGGATGCGCTGTTAGTAGAGGCAAATATTCTGGATACGGTAGGGCTTGAATACTATACAGAAAAGGCAATGTATACAGATGACTTAACACTGAAAGATACTGTTGCACCAGAAACATATGCGAAGCTTGAGCAAGTCGCAAAACTTTACAATCTCCCGATGGAACAACTGACATTGCAAAAGCCTTGGATGCTATCTAGCACACTATCATTGCTGGCAATGAATGATTCCTTTGATATGACACCACAAGACATGGCGATGCACGGTATTGATATATACTTTTTATTGAATGCACAGCTGCAGCAAAAGCCGGTGATTGAATTAGAAGGTACAAAAGCACAAGTTGATATGTTTGATGCATTATCACCAGAAGCCCAGGAGCAGTCTTTAGTCGCTGTGTTGGATAGCATAATCAATCCATCTGAAGAAAACCAAAACGAAATCCTCCAAGAGTGGTTTACAAGCTGGAAGCAGGGGAACGTTGAAGACTTCGCAAAAAGCTTCCAAGCGATGGATGGAGAATCGTCAGAGTTCAATGAAATGCTATTTGGTTTACGCGATGAACAAATGGCAAAGAAAATCATAAATGTACTTGAAGAAAAAGAAGGTACGTACTTTGTTGTTGTTGGTTCAGGTCACTTTTTAATCGAGAAAAGCGTTCGCTATCATTTGGAGAAAAATGGGTACAAGGTGAAGCCGTTTTATCAATAA